AATTTGGATGCAACTTTTGTTAATGTAAGAAACAAGACCTTAATATGTATTTTAAGTGAGTAACAAATGATTTTGTCCATAATTATATGTATATTATTTGATTTTGAGCCATGTGTTGAACCAGTATAAATATTTTAAATAAAATTAGAGAAGTAAACTAGAAATATAGGGTCAAGTATTCATATGTTTGGATATTTTAGAATATTCATTCAGGTTTGGATATTATATGTTCGGGTTCGGATATCCAATCTCTACTAATTTAATACTCGTTCGGGTATTTTGATACTTCGGTTCGGATTTTGGTTCGGGTTTTACAGATCGGGTTCGGATATGATATCATGAAAAGAAACCTAGTTGAATCCCCTTGTGTTACCAACGGTTCATTCAGTCCCATCCCCGCCTACATCGAAAATATCAACCGTTAAACTTATCTCGCCTCCCATTCTCATCTTTTTGTTGAATGAAAAAAAAAACATTTTAAAAGAAACAAATAATTTTTAAAAAATATTCTTTTATCAATAAACCATTTGTATAAAAAAAATATTTCTTTCCTTTTCTAAATATGCCTAAATAAATTGATGAGAAGAATTCACTGTTTCACAAATAATAGAATTCACTGTTTCACAAATAATCATTCCTTACTTTATTCAGCATATTTCTTTTGACATTAGTCTCCCATAAATTTATATTTTAAGATAGATATCTTTTCTCCAAAAGAAAGATATAATTTAGATTTGAAATTTCCACAAAATATGCATTTCCCTAAAATACCTTTAACAATTATCATACGACTAAGATACAATAGAAGCCCAATGAAAAACAGCTTTTAGTTACCCTTGTTTTGGTGTTCAAACAAAAAAACAAAACAAAAGTTCACCTAGTTTATATCCTTTCTCCTATATACTTTCTGCCTGGAGAGATATTAGGTCAGAAATCACTACTAGAAGAAGATGGTGATGATAACCGACCTTCCATTTGATCAGGAAAAGAAGATACTCGCCCGTGTTCCGAAAGAGTCTCGACCACAATGGCAAACTACTTGCAAGAGATGGTACGCTGTACGCCAAGATCTACTCTCCAAGAAACACTTGGCTCGAACAGGAAGAGAGTTCATCTTATTGTTGAATACTAATGTTTTTTCAACAACCATCAACCTCCAGGGAGTCCATAACAACGTTGATCCGGTGATGGAGTTCGGAGGTAAACTTGGATCTTTACAAGATTCAAATGATTTACAAATACATGATATTTTCTACTGCAAGGGGTTAGTGCTATGCACTATGGTGGGAAAACAAATGCTCGTGGTTTGCAACCCTAGTAACCGTGAAACTAGGTATGTCGAACCTAGAACAAGACATGGCTGTTTCGAATATGCTCTTGGATACAAAGGCAGCAAGTCTTCTTGTGTTAATAGCTACAAGATCTTGAGGTATTGTCGTTATTTCGACAAGCAACTGATGCGTACGGTTTCTGAGTTTGAACTGTATGACTTCATGTCTGACTCATGGAGGGTTTTAGATGTTGATGAGCACGATTGGGAAATATCTGCTCGTGGCGTCTCTGTGAAAGGAAACACTTACTGGGTTGCTAAAAAGAATGAAGACCAGTTCATACTCAGTTTTGATTTCACTAGAGAGAGATTTGGGCTTCTCCCTCTTCCGTATGAGAGTGTTGGTACTGAAGATTCCATTAATTATAAGTATGACGATACAGCTGTTCTGTCAGTTGTTAGAGACGAACAACTCTCGGTGTTACATCAATATCTTCATGTGTATTCATCAGAGATGAAGATATGGATAAGCAATACAATTGACACCAAAAAGGTGTCGTGGAGCGAGTTCTTGGTAGTGGACGTAGTGTTGTTAAATGTTGTTAGTTTCGTGGTTGACGAGGAGCATAAAGTGGCAGTGTGTTGTAGTACAGGCAAGGATGATCCTGATGATGAGGATGATCCTGATGATGAGGATGATCCTGATAATGAGGATGATCCTGATCATGAGGATGATCCTGATGATGATGGTGAAGAAGAGTGCACCAGCATTTCAATTATTGGAAAGAATATACAAAGTCTTGTTTATGATGAAGGGGCTATGGATGGATCATGGCCTCATCTCATGAATTACGTTCCAAACCCGGTTCAAATTTTAAGGAAGGGTACGCGCAAAAGCAAAAGGAAACGAACTACAAGAAGGTTAGTCAATTATATTAACTAAGTTCCATTTTTGTTTTTCTTTGTTCTAATGATCTTACTCAAATACTTTGTAATTGCATTGGATGCATATAGAGAAGAGTAGTTATTGAGAAACTAATTAAATATCAGCATCTTAGCTTCATAGATTCATATACTTTGTTCTTAAAACGGAATGCTTAAATCTCACACAAAGATTGTTCTCTTTTAAGAAAAATCTGCATGTTTAAAACACTGCTTAAGGTATATATATATTATTATGTTTCGGGTATGGGTTCTCTTTAACTGTGTGTGAGCTTTTAATTAACAGTTATGAACCGGAGGGCAGTTCGGCAAGAAGCGTTGAGGAAACGAAAGTGACACCAATAGACAAAGCTAAACGAGTTTTTAGGGTTATTTTGAATGTCCCAAAAGAGTTTAGGAAACGAGAGTGAACCCATACCTAAAGCATATCGAAGTACTCCTGCTGTTGCTTTGAATATCCCAAATATTTCTATCTTTTCTTCTCTTTTTTTTGGACAATCCTAAAGGTTGTAATAAATTGAACGCATATTGAAGTTTATTATCTTATTTTGACTCTTAAAATCAGAGTGAATGCAATGGCTTTGTATTTCATTGAGGATCTGTATTGATTGTATTTATCGGTGATTACTATCAGTATCGAATATACATCAGATAAATGCGAATGAAACACACACTAACTGTAGTTGAACCTTCTTCAAGGACCAAGGGAAGATTTTTTTCTAGTTGAGACAATAGAATTGCTTAGTAAAACGCTCCATCAACACCACAACTTTGTGGCTTAACTGTAAAGCTTCGACAAGTAATGGTCTTTGCGGTTGTTTACGGT
This sequence is a window from Brassica oleracea var. oleracea cultivar TO1000 chromosome C1, BOL, whole genome shotgun sequence. Protein-coding genes within it:
- the LOC106302093 gene encoding F-box/kelch-repeat protein At3g17530-like codes for the protein MVMITDLPFDQEKKILARVPKESRPQWQTTCKRWYAVRQDLLSKKHLARTGREFILLLNTNVFSTTINLQGVHNNVDPVMEFGGKLGSLQDSNDLQIHDIFYCKGLVLCTMVGKQMLVVCNPSNRETRYVEPRTRHGCFEYALGYKGSKSSCVNSYKILRYCRYFDKQLMRTVSEFELYDFMSDSWRVLDVDEHDWEISARGVSVKGNTYWVAKKNEDQFILSFDFTRERFGLLPLPYESVGTEDSINYKYDDTAVLSVVRDEQLSVLHQYLHVYSSEMKIWISNTIDTKKVSWSEFLVVDVVLLNVVSFVVDEEHKVAVCCSTGKDDPDDEDDPDDEDDPDNEDDPDHEDDPDDDGEEECTSISIIGKNIQSLVYDEGAMDGSWPHLMNYVPNPVQILRKGTRKSKRKRTTRSYEPEGSSARSVEETKVTPIDKAKRVFRVILNVPKEFRKRE